The following nucleotide sequence is from Choristoneura fumiferana chromosome 22, NRCan_CFum_1, whole genome shotgun sequence.
TCATGAGGAGCAATGTTACCCGGCGTTTGGGTAActgggtcaaaattcttttcgttgcattgtttgaccactctgtcacgatattatttatgtctgctaagaaaaaaaaaatgtggagccaatgttcgttttttcgcGTTAACTAATATATaactagagaaaaattaaaaatgccactAGTTTCCATAAAAAATAACTCCGTGCCATTTTTTCGGGGACAAAAGCAAGACAATGAAAAGAATTATGGCCCAACTATGATcctgaatttaatttcattcataataaTTCATACTAGGAAGCGTTTGTGCATTTTTACACCATCATTATTATTGCACTCCGTCTTGTGTctgaaaaaattcaaaattcaaaaattcaaaatgtttattgcaagGTCATAAGTTATTACATAGATGTTAAATCAGTATATGATTAGTTATCAGTACATCATGTCCTGTCTCGGAGAGACGTGCAATAGTCTATTTAATACATTCATAAATTAACAATAGTTCATTCAATTATATTCCCGAATTATAAAATACccaaataatatcaaataataacataatatttcaaatttcaaatttcaaatatttattcagtaaataggcccaatgggcactttttacacgtcaattttttaaactaccagcgctttcggaaagaccatcattgccaacaagaatgcgccgcaaaagaaacttggcagaaagtaatttttcataaaaatataattacaaataaaatacttaaaaactatattatacaattaaagaaaaatattacaaaaaataatacaaaaaatataagtagcaTAAGAAATAATAATCACCAATCAATATTTAATCTAATATCCAATCAACAATAACAATTCTGAATCAATAAACAATGTCAAGAGCAATGTCAaataccaaaataataataacaatcaatTTTAACATTAACTCGTCTTCCAATATAATTATTGCCATTCATTACATATATAATTGGTAACTGACAggagaagaaaagaaaatatcggAGCAAAAAGTGAAGTTTAGTGTTGCCACTTTATTGGTAAGTGTATCGGGTACCGggacttcgacctgcaagacatttaaacaaaatacagaactggagcatagttacccagtggGGGGCGAAGTAACCTTATTTTACGGCACTTCTTTTTGTCACACGCTATAAGACGTATAAGACGCGAGTAGTGAGAGATATAGCGAACGTCAgtgcgttaggcaatacggcctctattctcaaaatgagagggcccAGGGCCTAGGCtgtgtagttcccacgcaggttGCAGATTAAGAACTTTACACTCGCCATGGCATTGCTACAGGTTAATGAGTTTCCTGCAGTCCTTCATTGAAAAGCTCTATTTTAGTGTCtcatgtaaacaaacaaaaaccggccaactgcgagtcggactcacgcacaaagggttccgtcccattatctatacaacattagacattagcaaaaaaaaacacgtttattgtgtgagagcccccttaaatatttttttattttaatttgtttatttattttaaaagtgaatatacgactaaatattctatgaatatttcaagcgtctacctgttgctgttattaatatcgagcaaaaacggcaaaaaaacctcctttgttgttatagcggcaacaaaaTATGGCAACTGTCAAGGTTCATGACTTCatgaggtacctacctacagcctGGTgtcagacggacaaacagacggacggacagcggagtcttagtaatagtgTCTCGTTTTTAcccttgggtacggaaccctaaaaaaaggacGGATTTTACGAAACTGTCACTGGATAAGGAGTTCTGGAACAATAGTTTAATTAATCTAATaccaatataatttattgaaacaggCGTTATTTTGTgaaggttcatatcaatgaactaaaactatTACTTTACTCACTCGCGCCCGTATGATAGCAACGCTTtatttatgcaacaaatgtgtcgtgcagttcctccacctcttaCTGTAGGAACAGACAAATCACCCAAACCCGatcaccaccaccgcactaCTACACAGCCAGAGCCCCTCTTCAGAGCAACACGGCATCTCTACACGTCTACGTCTATCCACCGTTCACCAAGCTACCAGATGTTACATAGAtgtcttacagtgtgaaggtgggggaactgcatgaacaaatAATTTCTTGCATTatcgtagctatcataaggtcgcgggtgagcaaagtagttgttttagttcattaataccAACATGACAAAGAGGTATagtatacttaggggctgtttcaccatccgtctctatttgttttgttcgaatagtcagagacgacatcacatttaaccgtcagttaagactaatcaatagatggtgaaacagccccttagtgtaagtaaatatttagttgGTTTGTTTGAAGGGTCAATAAAATGGTGCTCTCTTTTGCAGCAACCCTTGCCTACGGCGTGGGGCGACAGATGATCTCCTTAGCTGAGGGCATGCCCAATGAGGAGGTGTTCCCTTTCAACCGGCTGGAGATGGGCTGGACGAAGGGGGGAGCCCTGCACATGGAGGGGAAGGAGCTGTCCACGGCGCTGCAGTATCTGCCTTCACAAGGGTAAGACCGGTTTCGCCACTTCGTCTAATCCGAATCCGATCGGGATCCGTGAAAATGTTagcatcatcatatcagccataggatgtccactgttggatacaGCCTctcctatagacctccagttgattcggttggaagcggctgacatccaccgtgaacccgcggctgtaaccaagtcatccgtccatctcgttggcagacgtcttacgctgcgcttaccGACTCGCGGTCCCTATCCGATAACTTTTCTTTTCTCCGTATTCAATAACGGCCATTTATTCTCCGTGCTAAATAACCTGCCCATGAtgacatctctggtggaaacacggCCTAATGCTGAAAACAAAGGCTCTTCCATTTCATTCTACATATTTCTTCTGGTCCTGTGGCTTTCTCGTGCAGGTCTACTCCACTACTTGACCCTACTTACTGCGACCTCTAcacaagtttaataaaaaactatctCCCTATGGTCTTCTTTAAACCATCTACCAATCAACCatcttaataaaattgtttaccaCTAGGCTGCCAGCCCTTCTCAGCGAGCTCCGCGCCTTCCAACAAGACCTGCATCGTCCGCCGCCGCTGCAGCGTGACGTCATCGTCACCAACGGCGCCCAGCACGGCATCTACCAGGCCCTGGATCTGCTGCTGGACCAGGGAGACCCGATACTGCTCACGGAGTATACCTACACTGGAGTGCATGTTGCTGTAAGTATTGATATGTAagtatttagtaataattttcgttgaaagGGATCAAGAGATAGAAAAACTTCCATCGTCACATATCTTCACAAGTTTGTTTATAGATTTCTTTGGGGAATCgcattataatatattatttttaaattttataaggGTGTCGTAAATGAAGGTCTGGACCTAAAGGTTTGATAGATCAAAGGAGGAAGAATTTGATAAAAATTGCATGACCCTATTTCGCGAGGACTCAAAACCCATGAATAAACCGAAAATCTAGCGAGAGGTTGCCCTTTTGATGATGTTTTTTGGTTGAGGTTCACCACACAAATGTTCTAACATATCCATCAATTCCTCCGTTCGAATCTAGAGACAAAAAGTTACAGACTGTGAATTGCATTTTCATCGGTGTTCCAGTTGATGAAGACACCTTTCTCTATTTACAGCTGAAACCATACAGCCCTGAAATCATCAGTATCCCTGAAGATGAACACGGCCTGGTCCCAGAGACCCTGGACGCTGTTCTTTCCGACCGCCTCTCCCGTGGCCTTCGCATGCCTCGTCTCATCTACCTTGTGCCAACCGCCAACAATCCGACTGGCACCACGTTACCCGCACATCGGAGACGACAGATCTACGATCTGGCCTGCAAATATGACTTCCTTATATTGGAAGACGATCCGTACATGTTCTTGAATTTCGATGATGAGGTAAGTTGCGGAAAGAAGTCATTATTACCATTgcaaatattttcaagtagCAATTACATCGCGAAGATTCAATAATGCCAGTCCTCACTTTACTTCTCTCTTATTTAAAAAAGGAGGTGGTTCTCAATTCGTTGGAATACTTTTTTAACCGAGTTCGAAAGAAGAGGTTCTCAGTTTGccagaatattttttatgttcccCGATTTCTCGAAGACGGTTAGAtcgatttgaatttatttacctacgtgaggaaagcaatcttttgtaaaggatgcagtcatcatcatcatctcagcctaaaAACGTTCCaaagctgggcacaggctttctctcagaatgagagggcttgagttATTAGATTTAGATTTTTCGTCTTATCCCTTAGCCGGTACCATCGTTCCTGTCCCTGGACGTAGCCGGGCGCGTGATCCGCCTGGACTCCCTGTCCAAGGTGGTGAGCGCGGGGCTGCGGGGGGGCTGGCTGAGCGCGCCGCGCCCGCTGCTGCAGCGCGTCGAACTGCACATGCAGGCCGAGCTTCTTCACAGCTGCACTCTCGCGCAGGTAACTGGGATAAAATGTGGTTGAAATTCTCACATTCTCTTCCTCCTCTATGATTATTCCCTTTATTTCTGCTCACATTCGCTTTCTTTTCtgtgacatttttatttctgctcAGACTTTCCTCCTTCTCTATGACATCATCTTTATTCTTGCTTGCACTCTCCTTCTCTACGACATTCTCTTTATTTCTGCTCACGCTCTCGTCCATATTTATGACATCCTCTTTATTTCTTCTCATACACTCCTACTTCTCTATGACATCTTCTTTATTTCTGCTCACACTCTCTATGATACAATCTTATTTTCGCTCACATTCTCCTATATCTCTATGAAATCCTCTTTATTTCTGCTGCACAGCTGCACTCACGTGCAGGTCAGCTCAGCGCTCGAACTGCTTTCGTTGTGTAGCGACCAGATACCATTATCCACCTAGCCGCATTCGGTCATTCAactgtgtaaaaaataatagcaaaaACGCAATAGAAAGGACTAAGCACAATAGACATTCAAAACAAGTTGTTTGCTCGTCACACCTCCCCAAACAGAGTAATCTACGATCCATCTTGCGGCTTCGGCAATGTTTGAGTTGAACGTATGCGCAGATCATAAGGTTTACCCGCGGTGACACAATTGTTAGACAAGATATTAGAGAGATATTATGCTGCACTGATAAGAGCGTAAAACAAGAACTCAACTTGTCATGTTTTCGAAAGACTCGCTGAGCAGAATCAGCAGTTGAAAAAAAAGCACTAGCGGTACTAGTGTTAGGGTATCAAACTTAATGTTACGAGTATAAACAAACTGATTAATAGACAATCCGCCggcccgcgtgtaattcggttacCGCGGTGCatctttccgggataaaaagtagcctatgtcactctctggcccataaactatctctgtgccaaaaatcacgtcgatccgtcgctccgtttcgacttaTTGTTTAATATAACACCTACCTAGTCAAAGATGTTATTTAGTTACGGATTATCAAATTTccaatttcaaatcatttattcagtaaataggtcgcaatgggcacttttacacgtcattttttaggCTATCATTCTCGATACCCAAATTGCAATAGAACTCTACAACTTTCGACCACAAGTGGTAGTATAgtaacatctgctggtgcttgacAGGCACGCAAAgctcaaaatcaaaatatattcattcaatttaggttataacGGGCACTTACTAATGTCAAAAATCTTTCACGTGTTAATATCCTGCTGAAGTTCACagatgtatattatttatgcaGTCGGTGCAACACCGGACGTAGGCCACGCGTTATTAGGGACGCGTCCAGGTGGTGGACGTCTTTCACACGATGACATGACACATGATTAAACccgacatattttatttaatatccaTTTGCATTATTAATGCACCAATGTGGGgagaggctccaatagagagatctctctccaggcaggtgttatgcctggggaccgaagtccgaaggaagagcgacGGAACTTGTATaatgcgaccgcgttgagaaacttcgatagcgcgatgtagaccatggtcggagtttctattgttgttcactagatggcgctaggagtcgctacacatTGTTtgggttaatttaaaatttcggttcttttatcttttcattgtactcgtagtgtctactattgtgtctgatatcctgtcaatcgtttaAAGGTTAAATGGAAGAGATCCCGTTAAGGCATCccgttcgcctttgtacatcttattatcctgcgttctgttattttcatgtgtttttatgtacaataatagttcattgtgtcttaagggcggtaaataatgaataacgaacgagagtctattagaagcccgagaTCGAAGACTGAGGATGAGgtgaattttatatttgtaaaagagaaaatataattgttccaaatattggcgataccttaggctgcgctcttggcagcgccgcccccctccccctcccgcagcgcgcggagcagtatcagtacgggcaatgactcatttaccgaccacgggtttcatgacaagcacattaaggtcgagggttttatttggggggttgcaaccaaggtagcctgcatgtttcgacactgtttacgagcaagtgtgatgaaaagagtttaacaatacaataaaatatccTCTTTCCAGTGCTTGGTCCACCGCATCATCTCCAACCGGGCGGCGCTGGCGCCCACTTGCACCGCGCGCGCGCGCTCTACCGGCGCCGGCGGGACGCACTGCAAGCTGCGCTGGCGCCGCTCGACTCGCTCGCTGATTGGTCGCCGCCCAAGGGGGGGCTGTTCCTATGGCTTAGGGTAAGGGGGGTCGACGACGTTTACAACATGGTGAGTACTAGAAGCATGAgtgcggtggatgcaagtggcgagttgtcgttcatttcATAACTAactatatggatgtagataaaatattgtatgcaactgtacgtaattaagccttattacgatacagttgcataaataactattgtcgGTCTTCCAATACAATaaagtaactctttattgaaccaTGAACACCAACACTTATAAAGCAGTAGTTACAGAAAGcacagataaatataatagaCATTTTGCATGGTAAACAATAGGCCTCAACACTTCAGAACGATCTCTTCCAAGCAACTTTTACTTAatagattttagcaggtggtggtggtgtataaatattattcacaATGATGAAagaaggaagaaagaaagaaagaagacatttattcactaatacggaagacacaaatacaataaagtttaacaatcacacacaaataaaccaaaaaaaaaaatacatgaaaatacacatgaaaaaaatagtaacatacttccatcccaacctatatacgtcccactgctgggcacaggcctcctctcagaacaagagggcttggccataattcccacgccgggcccagtgcggattgggaacttcacacacaccattgaattgcttcgcaggtttgtgcaggtttcctcacgatgttttccttcaccgtaaagctcgtggtaaatttcaaatgtaattccgcacatgaatttcgaaaaactcagaggtgcgagccggggtttgaacccacgatcctcggcttgagaggccataggtcaaaccacacggccaccacggctaataaataaatcacttatcttcacgtaaataaaaatagattgaattaaattataagtgaccaagaaatagataaataaatgaccATGATGCGTgctgtctaattttgacaaaatcacgcgtcttcgtggatggcactagttATCGAATTGGTTAGAGATTGTCTACCAGAAGTGGGTGAAGGAAACCCAGACTGGAATTTAAGTATATTTCTTCAAtacgaccgggttcgattcccaaaatggtcaaaagtttttttttaatccataaatgcagtttttcttgtcatgtcactaaaatcgatgacttCGCTCCCAAGAACAGATTTTTCTACGGCTTATGAAATTAACCATATTCAGAGTTGCCCAAATAACTcatctaaggggctgtttcaccatccattgattagtaactggcggttaggtgtgatgccgtctctatttgttttgttcgaaaagacggagacggcatcacatttaaccgtcggttaacgctaatcaatggatggtgaaaccccTAAATGGGTTATCCTgtataaggcacttgtccccaccgccgacgatgagcgagaagcgagttagagcgagtaactagaaacgagtgggcgagcagcgagaagcgagtgtagttttgtcgctcctGCAAGCGAGtggttcgcgtgcgacgggcgattactcgctccactcgactggCTCGTGCGGGGCGAGCcatatagctcagcgagttttatagctctttgtcgctgcgacaaaagatttaagagcgagttctcgccgacagtgtgaacagccaggatcaactattaatatatgtgtctctttttactcacacaggatcttaatATATcctttgttcgtttcttgagcgagaaaatagtcgatagccaatcgtttcctcgctggcggtgaggaCAACTGCCTCACAGCCAGTTGTGTTGTTACAATCCATTGGTTTCACAACTGCGTTATTTTGTCTtacaccagcagggctactacgaaactcgaagttcgtgtcgtgcggtccctctgacacttatactatttaatacgagagcgagagggaccgcacaacacgaacttcgagtttcgtagtagccctgctgtacctgCTATATTATGTACCCAGTAAATCTTAagctattttatatttttctgattttacaAATGTGTATTCCAGGTATTTGAAACGGCGTTTAAACGAGGTTTGATGTTGATTCCCGGCCAAGCCTTCCTGTACGACACTAGCGCCCCCTCCCAGCATCTGCGGCTAACCTTTAGCAAAATTGCTCTCAAAGACATGGACCTCGCCGCGCGCACTCTAGCGGATATCATCAAAGAAGAGCAGAGCCGCAGCTTGCAGAAACAACCACAACGGTTGGCCACTCaacactagatggcgcttttaTATAGTGAAAGATAAATTAtttcgaaatatttttaattgaatgccgaagttaattaattaattagtagtATGAAGTGATTTTTGTTAATGTAGCAAAGTTCTGTATGGAAGAATATTGATCcgaactaaaaaaaagtatacttaaaaataaataaaatatacgagtatgttacaAAGGATATAGATGAACAGAAATTTGCTTATTTATGAATCTAAATtagacaattaaataaaaagtataataatttaGCATTACCGGAGTAGAAGTAATTATACACGTTTTAACTACTGAACGCTAGATGGCGGTAAAAACAACTGTTGTATAGTTTTTGACtgcataataatgataattttacaagtgttaaaaaacatttaaataaaatacaacttctaagaatataaataaaatgtcaataCTTTATGATATACTAattttacggcgaaggaaaacatcgtgaggaaacctgcacacacctgtgaagtaattcaatggtatgtgtgaagttcccaatcggcactgggcccgcgtgacaactacggcccaagccctctcattctgagaggaggcctgtgcccagcagtgggacgtataagggctgggatgatgaattttACATCAGAAAATACCTCAACAGTACTAAAACAGTATTTTTGTTTTGGCCTGAGGAAAATGCTTGTGAGCTACTCGACTGTTAGCTTACAATACACACACACTTatactacacacacacacacacacacacacacacacactattacactacactattattgttacactatttaaacttgtttttagtacctatttaagtcgttaaatagtaaaaaatatttataaattggaAGCAAAGCTTACATGTAAATAAAGTTattctaagtaaataaaactgtaTTCTTTACTTCTTTAATACAGGCGAGCTTTTATAGATTTAAGCGAAAATATGATCAAAAAACATGTGAGTATTAcacgacaatacaatacaatacaaagactctttattgtacaccagacatagtaagtgatacagaaaacagatacacagagaaaaaattacaaggtgagcaataggcgacTCTATACGGCGtagcgtgtttagatatttttgatcaggTTTTTACTTAGAAGAGAATTCGACTGTACCAAACATGTGAAGACACACCTATAAGTACTAATTCTCAATCGAAAATTCCTTAAAACAttgaggtacagtcaccagcaccaatatctgacacaacaagcgtgcataaatatctgatacgactctatttccagggccggaaggacgtgtcagatatttttgcatgctccgctgtggcagatattaatgctggctAGAACTAAGCCTTTCGATTGTTACAACCGCCTCAgtgatcacatttttttatgaattggcCGTAGAATTTTATAACATTATAGAAAGATAATTTTTTAGACACCCTGTACTTCTACtggataacctggaaactgtaacagattCTTCTAACATGTAAACAAAAAGAAGTGTccacaaaagtaaaaaaaaggaaacgaTCGAAAATGACTCACTTAGTTCTTCACTGTTGGTTGGTTgtgacgtcttccggctgatgatgatgatggaaacATTAGATACAGTAACATCTCCAGCTAACCAGTAAACACTTCCGTCAAAGCTCTCGCAAAAGCAATCGCATTCGCGCCCAATCGCGTCAACAATTAGTAGAATAATCGCGCACCAATTAAAACTGCTTATTTCCGCAGCCGGCAAAACTGCTGCTTAAACAGCTTTCAACACCCAAACAGAACAGAACCTTAATCCTTACGCACAAAGTCGAAAACCTTTTGAAACATTCAGTCTGATTTAAACTCGAGATTTGCCGTTGAATTTTGAACTCTGAAAATGACATGTAAGATGTGTTTTTGAGTGTGTTTGCTGGAATGAAAAGCAGTAAATGGGAAATTAGGAGCTAACTCGTCTCGGCGGAATAAAACAACTCTTTGCTAAGATAATGAGAAAGAAGGTACAGTCGGTGGAAAAGTACTTTACAGGCCTAGGGAGGTAGATAATGTCTCAAATACCAGGTAATTTAGGTCTACTTCTGGTAAAAACTAGAGGTTTATGCCGACAGACCTTCAAAATTAGTTCCAAAACTTCCATACT
It contains:
- the LOC141440244 gene encoding kynurenine/alpha-aminoadipate aminotransferase, mitochondrial-like, with the protein product MFAPMTLCGYSKLFKKVLDPRSASLVFQQGYSQEVDDIFKFYSDEQPPCDHRPLTEDDYGRFISQRAARREPALTRQITTLAYGVGRQMISLAEGMPNEEVFPFNRLEMGWTKGGALHMEGKELSTALQYLPSQGLPALLSELRAFQQDLHRPPPLQRDVIVTNGAQHGIYQALDLLLDQGDPILLTEYTYTGVHVALKPYSPEIISIPEDEHGLVPETLDAVLSDRLSRGLRMPRLIYLVPTANNPTGTTLPAHRRRQIYDLACKYDFLILEDDPYMFLNFDDEPVPSFLSLDVAGRVIRLDSLSKVVSAGLRGGWLSAPRPLLQRVELHMQAELLHSCTLAQCLLLCLISCQSFKGSHLHRARALYRRRRDALQAALAPLDSLADWSPPKGGLFLWLRVRGVDDVYNMVFETAFKRGLMLIPGQAFLYDTSAPSQHLRLTFSKIALKDMDLAARTLADIIKEEQSRSLQKQPQRLATQH